A genomic stretch from Verrucomicrobiota bacterium includes:
- a CDS encoding methionine adenosyltransferase, which translates to MSKNYIFSSESVGEGHPDKVCDTISDAVLDACLAQDPHSRVACETYAKSNLVVVGGEITTKARLDFNAIARQAIRDIGYTHEDDVFHADRVLILNAITSQSADIAQGVDARKAKGKETAEQGAGDQGLMFGYACNETPELMPAPIMYAHQLGRALTKIRKNGKVKWLRPDAKSQVSVRYVNDQPVAITNVVISTQHSADVDHATIKEFCIEEVVKKTLPRNLLTKETKYLINPTGRFVVGGPQGDTGLTGRKIIVDSYGGMGRHGGGAFSGKDPSKVDRSAAYMGRYVAKNIVAAGLATSAEIQFAYAIGYPEPVSVCINTFGTGVVSDEAIEKAVLEIFSFKPAAIIKQLNLLRPIYSKTTNYGHFGKVDDTDSITWEKTDKTDALRKAVTQNKSPVVAATLKRAAALVSTSSAQASA; encoded by the coding sequence ATGAGTAAAAACTACATCTTCTCCTCGGAGTCCGTCGGCGAAGGCCATCCGGACAAAGTATGCGACACCATTTCTGACGCCGTGCTGGACGCGTGCCTCGCGCAGGACCCGCACAGCCGGGTGGCCTGTGAAACGTACGCCAAAAGCAATCTCGTCGTGGTCGGCGGCGAAATCACCACCAAGGCCAGGCTCGACTTCAATGCCATCGCCCGCCAGGCCATCCGCGACATCGGTTACACGCATGAGGATGATGTTTTCCACGCTGACCGCGTGCTCATTCTCAACGCCATCACTTCCCAAAGCGCGGACATCGCTCAAGGCGTGGATGCGCGCAAAGCCAAAGGCAAGGAAACCGCCGAACAAGGCGCCGGGGACCAGGGTTTGATGTTTGGTTATGCTTGCAATGAAACCCCTGAACTCATGCCTGCGCCGATCATGTATGCGCATCAACTCGGTCGTGCGCTGACGAAGATCCGCAAGAACGGCAAGGTGAAATGGCTTCGTCCCGATGCCAAGAGCCAGGTGTCGGTTCGCTATGTCAATGATCAACCGGTGGCCATCACCAATGTCGTCATCTCCACGCAACACAGCGCGGACGTGGACCACGCCACGATCAAGGAATTCTGCATCGAGGAAGTCGTCAAGAAGACGCTACCGAGAAATTTGCTGACGAAGGAGACCAAATACCTGATCAATCCCACCGGTCGCTTCGTCGTCGGCGGGCCTCAGGGCGACACCGGTTTGACCGGCCGCAAAATCATCGTGGACAGCTACGGCGGCATGGGCCGTCACGGCGGTGGCGCGTTCAGCGGGAAGGACCCCAGCAAGGTGGATCGCAGCGCCGCCTACATGGGCCGTTACGTGGCCAAGAACATCGTGGCCGCTGGACTCGCCACGAGCGCGGAAATTCAATTCGCTTACGCCATCGGCTATCCCGAACCGGTTTCCGTTTGTATCAACACGTTTGGAACGGGTGTGGTGAGCGACGAGGCAATAGAGAAGGCGGTGCTGGAGATTTTCAGCTTCAAGCCGGCGGCCATCATCAAGCAACTGAACCTGCTCCGCCCGATTTATTCCAAGACGACCAACTATGGCCATTTTGGAAAAGTGGACGACACCGACAGCATCACTTGGGAAAAAACGGACAAAACCGATGCGCTCCGAAAAGCAGTCACCCAAAACAAATCTCCCGTCGTCGCCGCCACTTTGAAACGAGCAGCCGCGCTCGTCTCGACTTCAAGCGCGCAAGCCTCCGCCTAA
- a CDS encoding adenosylhomocysteinase translates to MAAIKLSPARRTLTKAPAKNGNGASKHDFAVRDLSLAEWGRKTIEVCQHEMPGLMSIRKKYGVSKPLKGVRVTGSLHMTIETAILIETLIELGASVRWASCNIFSTQDHAAAAVAKAGIPVFAHKGESLEEYWDFTLAALTHPGNKGPQLIVDDGGDATLLIHKGYELENGDTWVNTPSDNHEVAVIKALLKKVAKERPGFWHEVVKDWKGVSEETTTGVHRLYQMLEQGKLLVPAINVNDSVTKSKFDNLYGCRESLADGIKRATDVMIAGKVAVVAGYGDVGKGCAHSLRGFGARVIVTEIDPINALQAAMEGFEVTTLEDTLGIGDIYVTTTGNCDVITLDHILKMKDQAIVCNIGHFDNEIQVDKLNTLKGVKNKIGVYRLPKKLDEEVARLHLDRIGVKLTKLTKKQADYLGVPPEGPYKPEHYRY, encoded by the coding sequence ATGGCAGCAATCAAACTTTCTCCCGCACGTCGCACCTTAACCAAAGCACCCGCCAAAAACGGCAATGGCGCGAGCAAACACGACTTCGCCGTCCGCGACCTCTCGCTCGCCGAGTGGGGACGCAAAACCATTGAGGTTTGCCAGCACGAGATGCCCGGCCTCATGTCCATCCGCAAAAAGTATGGCGTGAGCAAGCCGCTCAAGGGCGTCCGCGTCACCGGCTCGTTGCACATGACCATCGAGACGGCGATCCTCATCGAGACGCTTATTGAACTCGGCGCGTCGGTGCGTTGGGCGAGCTGCAACATCTTCTCCACGCAAGATCACGCCGCCGCCGCTGTTGCCAAGGCCGGTATTCCTGTCTTCGCGCACAAAGGCGAATCGCTCGAAGAGTATTGGGACTTCACCCTCGCCGCCCTCACGCATCCGGGCAACAAAGGACCGCAACTCATCGTGGACGATGGCGGCGACGCCACGCTCCTAATCCACAAAGGCTACGAACTCGAAAACGGCGACACCTGGGTCAACACGCCGAGCGACAACCACGAAGTCGCCGTCATCAAGGCGCTGTTGAAGAAGGTCGCAAAGGAACGCCCCGGTTTCTGGCACGAAGTCGTGAAGGACTGGAAAGGTGTTTCCGAAGAAACGACCACCGGCGTGCATCGCCTTTACCAGATGTTGGAGCAGGGCAAACTTCTCGTGCCCGCCATCAACGTCAACGACTCCGTCACCAAATCCAAGTTCGACAACCTCTACGGCTGCCGCGAATCGCTCGCCGACGGCATCAAGCGCGCCACCGACGTGATGATCGCCGGCAAAGTCGCGGTCGTCGCGGGCTACGGCGACGTCGGCAAGGGCTGCGCCCATTCGCTCCGCGGATTCGGCGCGCGCGTGATCGTCACCGAGATTGACCCCATCAACGCGCTGCAAGCCGCGATGGAAGGTTTCGAAGTCACCACGCTCGAAGACACGCTCGGCATCGGCGACATCTACGTGACGACCACCGGCAATTGCGACGTCATCACACTCGACCACATCCTCAAGATGAAGGACCAGGCCATCGTTTGTAACATCGGCCACTTCGACAACGAGATTCAGGTGGACAAGCTCAACACGTTGAAAGGCGTGAAGAACAAAATCGGTGTCTATCGTCTGCCCAAGAAACTGGACGAAGAAGTCGCGCGCCTGCACCTGGATCGCATCGGCGTGAAGCTGACCAAGCTCACGAAGAAACAAGCCGACTACCTCGGCGTGCCGCCCGAAGGGCCTTACAAGCCGGAGCACTATCGGTATTGA
- a CDS encoding site-specific DNA-methyltransferase yields MRKAKKAAYPLTRHHSVHILREEAQSAGIRSTTIGNYLDAIICGDAESTLRALPHESVNAIVTSPPYYQQRDYGAGLQIGNEPAPEVYVQKLTGVFRECFRVLAKDGTLWLNLGDKYKDGRLLGMPWRVVFAMESIGWILRSDIIWHKTNAMPASIKNRPTTDHEYIFMFSKSPDYFYNADAIREPHVTFTEKSRMMGGRGHFGKRGGTPEQGKNGGNPNLHNARWDQAFHPLGRNKRTVWQIPLSKFPEAHFAVFPEKLVETCILAATKPNDLVLDPFAGSGTVAIVAQQFGRHFVGIDCSEDYCALAKKRLEKSQLAFGLV; encoded by the coding sequence ATGCGCAAAGCAAAGAAAGCCGCGTATCCGCTGACCCGACATCATTCCGTTCACATTCTCCGCGAGGAAGCGCAATCGGCTGGCATCCGCTCAACGACGATTGGCAATTACCTGGACGCGATCATCTGCGGCGATGCGGAGTCCACGTTGCGCGCGTTGCCGCACGAATCGGTCAACGCGATTGTCACGAGTCCGCCTTACTACCAGCAGCGGGATTACGGCGCGGGGTTGCAAATTGGAAACGAGCCTGCGCCGGAAGTTTATGTGCAGAAGCTGACGGGCGTTTTCCGCGAATGTTTCCGCGTGCTGGCGAAGGACGGCACGTTGTGGCTGAACCTCGGGGACAAATACAAGGACGGGCGGTTGCTGGGAATGCCGTGGCGCGTTGTGTTTGCGATGGAAAGCATCGGCTGGATTCTTCGGTCGGACATCATCTGGCATAAAACCAACGCCATGCCCGCTTCGATCAAGAACCGTCCGACGACGGATCACGAATACATTTTCATGTTTTCCAAGTCGCCGGATTATTTCTACAACGCCGACGCGATTCGCGAGCCGCACGTCACGTTCACGGAGAAAAGCCGGATGATGGGCGGACGCGGGCATTTCGGAAAACGCGGCGGAACGCCGGAGCAAGGCAAGAACGGCGGCAATCCCAATCTCCACAACGCGCGCTGGGATCAGGCGTTTCATCCGCTGGGCAGAAACAAGCGGACCGTCTGGCAGATTCCCTTGTCGAAATTCCCCGAGGCGCATTTTGCCGTGTTCCCGGAAAAGCTGGTTGAGACTTGCATCCTGGCTGCGACGAAGCCAAACGATTTGGTGCTCGACCCGTTCGCCGGAAGTGGAACGGTGGCAATCGTTGCGCAACAGTTCGGGCGGCACTTCGTCGGAATTGATTGCAGCGAGGACTACTGCGCCCTCGCCAAGAAGCGGCTCGAAAAAAGCCAACTGGCCTTTGGTCTGGTCTGA
- a CDS encoding site-specific DNA-methyltransferase codes for MLLEKHAPAYLTNWGAAYRGDSLDLLAALPDSSVNLVLTSPPFALQREKEYGNKAQAEYVAWLAQFARFVHRKLKDDGSFVLDLGGAYEPGSPTRSLYNFRVPIHFCDELGFHLAEDFYWFNPSKLPSPIEWVNKRKLRAKDAVNTVWWFGKTRWPKANVTKVLAEYSDRMKKLLEDPEGFYTPKKRPSGHDIGKAFAKDNGGAIPPNLLQISNSESNGSYLRGCKTIGVKGHPARFPAKLPEFFIRFLTEPGDLVLDIFAGSNTTGHVAECEGRKWLAFEERLDYLAASSFRFFAEAVSDAELKTAHAAILHGKTADLRRDVFQVAQPSPRNGNVHKPATPSQGVLVLAETAGAPVARKRHSSKPVSYKRRSST; via the coding sequence ATGTTGTTGGAAAAACATGCGCCCGCATACCTCACCAACTGGGGTGCGGCGTATCGCGGCGATTCGCTTGACCTGCTCGCCGCGCTGCCCGATTCCAGCGTCAACCTCGTTCTCACCAGTCCGCCCTTCGCCCTTCAGCGCGAAAAGGAATACGGCAACAAAGCTCAGGCCGAGTATGTGGCCTGGCTCGCGCAATTCGCCCGGTTCGTTCATCGCAAGCTCAAAGACGACGGCAGCTTCGTTCTCGACCTCGGCGGCGCTTACGAACCCGGCTCGCCCACGCGCAGCCTCTACAACTTCCGCGTCCCGATTCATTTCTGCGACGAACTCGGCTTCCACCTCGCCGAAGATTTCTACTGGTTCAACCCGTCCAAGCTGCCCAGCCCCATTGAATGGGTCAACAAACGGAAGCTCCGCGCGAAGGACGCGGTCAACACCGTCTGGTGGTTCGGCAAAACCCGCTGGCCCAAAGCCAACGTGACCAAGGTGCTCGCCGAATACAGCGACCGGATGAAGAAACTGCTCGAAGACCCGGAAGGCTTTTACACGCCGAAGAAACGCCCGTCCGGCCACGACATCGGCAAAGCCTTCGCCAAAGACAACGGTGGCGCGATTCCGCCCAACCTCCTGCAAATCTCGAATTCGGAATCCAACGGCAGCTACCTGCGCGGCTGCAAAACCATCGGCGTGAAAGGCCATCCCGCCCGCTTCCCGGCGAAACTGCCGGAGTTCTTCATCCGCTTCCTCACCGAACCGGGCGACCTCGTGCTGGACATCTTTGCCGGCTCGAACACCACCGGTCACGTGGCCGAGTGCGAAGGCCGCAAATGGCTCGCCTTTGAAGAACGCCTCGATTACCTCGCTGCGTCCTCCTTCCGCTTCTTCGCCGAAGCCGTCAGCGACGCCGAACTCAAAACCGCCCACGCCGCGATTCTCCACGGCAAAACCGCCGACCTCCGCCGCGACGTTTTCCAAGTTGCGCAACCGTCGCCACGAAACGGGAACGTCCACAAACCAGCAACGCCGTCGCAAGGCGTGTTGGTGTTGGCGGAAACAGCCGGTGCTCCAGTTGCGCGAAAGAGACATTCGTCCAAGCCGGTTTCCTACAAACGACGGTCCTCGACATGA
- a CDS encoding helix-turn-helix transcriptional regulator gives MKAKPSARRIFAENLRKARLAKGLSQEDLAELANLHRTYVGSVERAERNVSIDNMERLAAAVGISLSSLVQEGKR, from the coding sequence ATGAAAGCCAAGCCATCCGCTCGACGTATCTTCGCCGAAAATCTGCGCAAGGCAAGACTGGCGAAAGGACTTTCGCAGGAAGATTTGGCGGAGTTGGCAAACCTCCATCGCACTTACGTCGGCTCGGTCGAACGGGCGGAACGAAATGTTTCAATAGACAACATGGAGCGTCTGGCCGCTGCCGTGGGTATTTCACTCTCTTCGCTGGTGCAGGAGGGCAAGCGATGA
- a CDS encoding MOSC domain-containing protein: MSIIGRVASLWRYPVKSMRGESLREAFLGFAGIHGDRVFAIRSSIAPKGFPYLTAREQRKLLACSPRFRHPEKAAQPANLAEAENLAPGVGLTPAPTDATDFMVDVELPTGRRLAIDDPALLHAIRDGLPGAPELTLMRSDRAITDCRPVSLLSLQTARQLGDEIGATVDARRFRANIYLDLNAPGGFAEDGYIGRSLRIGSRAVVSLLQRDARCAMITLDPETGESNPAVLKRVAQAHQGMAGVYAAVLVEGIVRAGDAVEVLSQ, from the coding sequence ATGAGCATCATCGGAAGAGTGGCCAGTCTTTGGCGTTACCCCGTCAAGAGCATGCGCGGCGAGTCGTTGCGCGAAGCGTTCCTCGGTTTCGCCGGAATTCATGGCGACCGCGTCTTTGCGATTCGCAGTTCGATTGCTCCCAAAGGATTCCCCTATCTTACGGCCCGCGAGCAACGCAAACTTCTGGCCTGCAGTCCGCGCTTCCGCCATCCCGAAAAAGCCGCACAGCCCGCGAATCTGGCCGAAGCGGAAAATCTCGCTCCCGGAGTGGGCCTGACTCCCGCGCCCACGGACGCGACGGATTTCATGGTGGACGTCGAATTGCCAACCGGTCGGAGGCTGGCAATTGACGACCCGGCGCTGCTCCACGCGATACGTGATGGCCTCCCCGGCGCGCCGGAGTTGACGCTGATGCGATCCGACCGGGCGATCACCGATTGCCGGCCCGTATCGCTCCTCTCGCTGCAAACGGCGCGGCAGCTTGGTGATGAAATAGGCGCGACCGTGGATGCGCGGCGTTTCCGGGCGAACATCTACCTGGACTTGAACGCGCCCGGCGGTTTTGCGGAGGACGGTTACATTGGCCGTTCGCTGCGGATCGGCTCCCGAGCGGTGGTTTCCCTTCTCCAGCGCGACGCGCGTTGCGCGATGATTACGTTGGATCCCGAGACGGGCGAATCGAATCCAGCCGTTTTGAAGCGTGTCGCGCAGGCCCACCAAGGCATGGCCGGCGTGTACGCTGCTGTACTGGTCGAGGGCATCGTGCGCGCGGGCGATGCGGTGGAAGTGCTGAGTCAATAA
- a CDS encoding SRPBCC domain-containing protein, producing MKTKNIQHTVLIRATPKAVYDALMNQKKHTRFTGEPARIRAKAGAAFTCYDGYINGMTLALAPGRCIVQAWRSRDWPPEHYSIVTFALASIAGGRTQLRFTQVGVPAGDYARKYQGWRTHYWQPLKRFLEK from the coding sequence ATGAAAACCAAAAACATTCAACACACAGTGCTGATTCGTGCCACGCCCAAAGCGGTCTATGACGCACTGATGAACCAGAAGAAACACACGCGATTCACCGGCGAACCCGCCCGGATTCGCGCGAAAGCGGGCGCGGCCTTCACCTGTTACGACGGTTACATCAACGGCATGACGCTGGCACTTGCACCGGGCCGGTGCATTGTTCAGGCGTGGCGCTCGCGCGACTGGCCGCCCGAACACTATTCCATCGTCACGTTCGCGCTTGCCAGCATAGCTGGCGGTCGGACGCAACTTCGCTTCACGCAAGTGGGCGTGCCGGCCGGGGATTACGCCCGGAAATACCAAGGCTGGCGGACTCATTATTGGCAACCGCTCAAACGATTCTTGGAGAAGTGA
- a CDS encoding ThuA domain-containing protein has protein sequence MKHFATLLTLLTFALGNQIRAADWVVYEGKAGPGKGKHIVFLAGDEEYRSEEGLPQLAKILAVRHGFKCTVLFSLNPADGTIDPNNSSNIPGIEALDSADLCVMLLRFRELPDDKMKHFVDFLNAGKPILALRTSTHAFAYAKNKQSRYAKYDWQSKEWPGGFGQQVLGDTWISHHGNHGKESTRGIINEAMKNHPILKGVDDIWGPTDVYGITHLPVDAKVLVYGQVLDGMKQTDKPVVGKKNEPMMPLVWIRNYVGESGKSNKIICTTMGASVDLESEGLRRLLVNACYWGLGLDEKIPAKNNVDYVGEYKPTPFGFGKFTKGVKPADHELK, from the coding sequence ATGAAACATTTCGCCACTCTGTTGACGCTGTTGACCTTCGCGCTCGGCAACCAGATCCGCGCCGCGGATTGGGTTGTCTATGAAGGCAAGGCCGGTCCCGGCAAAGGCAAACACATCGTCTTTCTCGCCGGTGATGAGGAGTATCGCTCGGAAGAAGGACTGCCGCAGCTCGCCAAAATTCTCGCGGTGCGCCACGGCTTCAAATGCACTGTCCTGTTCTCCCTCAACCCCGCCGACGGCACCATCGATCCCAACAACTCAAGCAACATCCCCGGCATCGAAGCGCTCGACAGCGCCGATTTATGTGTGATGCTGCTCCGCTTCCGCGAATTGCCGGACGACAAGATGAAACACTTCGTCGATTTCCTGAACGCCGGCAAACCGATCCTCGCGTTGCGCACGTCCACGCACGCGTTTGCGTACGCCAAGAATAAGCAGAGCCGCTACGCCAAATACGATTGGCAAAGCAAGGAGTGGCCGGGCGGGTTCGGCCAACAGGTGCTCGGCGACACCTGGATCAGTCACCACGGCAATCACGGCAAGGAGAGCACGCGCGGCATCATCAACGAGGCGATGAAGAATCATCCCATCCTCAAAGGCGTTGATGACATCTGGGGACCGACTGACGTTTATGGCATCACACACCTGCCCGTTGACGCCAAAGTTCTCGTTTACGGTCAAGTGCTCGATGGTATGAAACAAACCGACAAGCCGGTGGTAGGCAAAAAGAATGAACCGATGATGCCGCTGGTCTGGATTCGCAACTATGTCGGCGAGAGTGGCAAATCGAACAAAATCATTTGCACGACGATGGGAGCATCGGTTGATCTTGAAAGCGAAGGTCTGCGTCGTCTGCTCGTCAACGCCTGTTACTGGGGACTTGGCCTCGACGAAAAAATTCCCGCGAAGAACAACGTCGATTACGTCGGTGAATACAAACCGACACCCTTCGGTTTCGGCAAATTCACTAAGGGCGTCAAGCCCGCCGACCACGAATTGAAGTGA
- a CDS encoding CPXCG motif-containing cysteine-rich protein, which produces METSESILCPFCGQRSELVIDTSVTSQQFTTDCEVCCRPFEVIAECEPGKILSLDVSGN; this is translated from the coding sequence ATGGAAACCTCTGAATCCATCCTGTGTCCGTTTTGCGGCCAGCGAAGCGAACTGGTCATCGATACCAGCGTCACTTCGCAGCAGTTCACGACCGATTGCGAGGTTTGTTGCCGTCCGTTCGAAGTCATCGCGGAGTGCGAACCGGGCAAAATTCTGAGCTTGGATGTCAGCGGAAACTAA
- a CDS encoding TMEM14 family protein translates to MNTNTILWIYIILLVAGGMVGYLKAGSKASILTSVIFAALLILCTIRGFLDPKFGNTLADIILAVLLVFFGLRLSKSRKFMPNGMMLILTLATLALRHLKF, encoded by the coding sequence ATGAACACAAACACCATTCTCTGGATTTACATCATCCTGCTCGTTGCGGGCGGCATGGTCGGCTATCTCAAAGCCGGCAGCAAAGCGTCCATCCTAACCTCCGTCATTTTCGCGGCCCTGTTGATCCTGTGTACCATCAGAGGATTCCTCGATCCCAAATTTGGCAACACGCTGGCCGACATTATCCTGGCGGTCTTGCTGGTCTTCTTCGGATTACGCTTATCCAAGTCGAGGAAATTCATGCCCAATGGAATGATGCTGATCCTGACCTTGGCGACGCTGGCGCTGAGGCATTTGAAATTCTAA
- a CDS encoding ATP-dependent RNA helicase: MAQTSLPIWQIHSDIVGTLRDGNRLVLVAPTGSGKTTQVPQMLLDAALAGPKKIVVLQPRRVAARTVAARVAWERGCKLGEEVGYQIRFDDQTSLGTRICYVTEGILLRWLQDDRTLSEVGIVLFDEFHERNLLSDVALALVKHLQQTQRPDLKMAVMSATLDAEPVAGYLNECPILISEGQSFPVEVRYLDHHDDRPVTEQAADAVERIVNSGAPGDVLVFMPGMGEINATINALRAAHTHERLALIPLHGDLPAEEQDLAFAPNPLRKVVVATNVAETSVTIDGIRHVVDSGIARVARYDPERGIGTLFIEEISRASADQREGRAGRTAPGTCYRLWTESGQLNRPERNTPEIQRSDLAEVVLLLHSLGIKRAAEFDWLDKPDPQAVERAEKLLLTLGALESVAADVSRRVKSQSDSRSHERGYDSAGDLTPIGRQMLKLPMHPRYSRMLVEASQRGCLPAAALCAALVSGRDLLMRVGRDDKHIAEARELFEASAESDFYTLMRAYQFAKKNNFSVETCRRYGIHAQTARQIEQTYQQIVQIAERQGLVGRPNAEQQQTPLTRPSATLSPSEWERSGVRGPPDRANVATSDDALLRCLMAGFIDQLCIRRSQGTLECDLTEERHGTLMRESVVQNATLFVAATIREVPSRTSENLTLLGLASAVKREWIEEMFPQHLSTQIEHLFDRTHKRVAAVKLVRFQDLVIHHEHQREVDPVASGRCLAEAYRKGYFELPLFNHDVKQFVARVNLVCVVSPELDFPPFDDAAVLKCLTRAFDGLTLVKEAQATPLRDVFREHLAKEQLGWLDELMPLAIPWPDGRKIKLLYAEDARDENGEPNSPEIQVKLQECFQLKEHPHICEGKLPVKLWLCGPDGKRIESTFNWPAFKTNSYPKLKSGLQKKYPGVAWL; the protein is encoded by the coding sequence GTGGCGCAAACTTCGCTCCCCATCTGGCAAATCCATTCTGACATTGTCGGCACGTTGCGCGACGGCAACCGCCTGGTTCTGGTGGCACCCACGGGCTCCGGCAAAACCACTCAAGTGCCGCAAATGTTGCTGGATGCGGCGTTGGCCGGCCCCAAGAAAATCGTTGTGTTGCAACCGCGCCGGGTTGCCGCCCGCACCGTGGCGGCGCGCGTCGCCTGGGAACGCGGATGCAAACTCGGCGAGGAAGTCGGCTACCAGATTCGTTTTGATGACCAAACCAGTCTCGGCACACGCATCTGCTACGTCACTGAAGGAATTCTGCTCCGCTGGTTGCAGGATGACCGCACGCTATCGGAGGTTGGCATCGTGCTCTTTGACGAATTTCACGAACGAAACTTGCTGAGCGACGTCGCGCTCGCCCTCGTCAAACATCTTCAGCAGACACAGCGGCCAGATTTGAAAATGGCTGTCATGTCCGCCACCCTCGATGCCGAGCCCGTGGCCGGGTACTTGAATGAATGTCCCATCCTCATTTCCGAAGGGCAAAGTTTTCCCGTCGAAGTCCGCTACTTGGATCACCACGACGACCGACCCGTTACGGAGCAGGCAGCCGACGCCGTCGAGCGCATCGTCAATTCCGGTGCGCCCGGTGACGTTCTTGTGTTCATGCCCGGCATGGGCGAAATCAACGCCACGATCAATGCGCTTCGCGCCGCGCACACGCACGAGCGACTCGCGCTGATTCCGCTGCACGGTGATCTGCCGGCCGAAGAACAAGACCTGGCTTTCGCTCCCAATCCACTCCGCAAGGTCGTTGTTGCCACGAACGTCGCTGAAACTTCGGTGACCATCGACGGCATTCGTCATGTCGTGGACAGCGGGATTGCGCGTGTGGCTCGTTACGATCCGGAACGCGGCATCGGCACATTATTCATTGAGGAGATCAGCCGCGCTTCCGCCGATCAACGCGAAGGCCGCGCCGGTCGCACGGCGCCGGGGACGTGTTATCGGCTGTGGACCGAGAGCGGTCAGTTGAACCGACCTGAACGCAACACGCCGGAAATCCAGCGCAGCGATCTGGCGGAAGTGGTGTTGCTGCTCCACTCGCTGGGCATCAAGCGCGCGGCTGAATTTGACTGGCTCGACAAGCCTGACCCGCAAGCGGTGGAGCGGGCGGAGAAATTGTTGCTGACGTTGGGCGCTCTCGAATCGGTAGCCGCCGACGTGAGTCGGCGGGTGAAGTCTCAAAGTGACTCGCGCTCTCACGAGCGCGGCTACGATTCGGCAGGCGACCTCACGCCAATCGGCCGGCAAATGTTGAAACTTCCGATGCATCCGCGTTACTCGCGGATGTTGGTCGAGGCCTCGCAACGCGGTTGCTTGCCCGCCGCTGCGTTGTGTGCAGCGCTGGTGAGCGGACGTGATTTGCTGATGCGGGTTGGTCGCGACGACAAACACATCGCCGAGGCGCGGGAACTGTTTGAGGCAAGCGCCGAATCGGATTTTTACACGCTGATGCGGGCATATCAGTTCGCGAAGAAAAACAATTTCAGCGTGGAGACGTGCCGTCGTTACGGCATCCACGCGCAAACCGCGCGGCAAATCGAGCAGACGTATCAGCAGATTGTGCAGATTGCGGAGAGGCAAGGGTTGGTTGGCCGTCCCAATGCAGAACAGCAACAAACACCCCTCACCCGGCCTTCGGCCACCCTCTCCCCTTCGGAATGGGAGAGGAGCGGGGTGAGGGGGCCGCCGGACCGTGCCAACGTCGCAACTTCGGACGACGCTTTGCTCCGCTGCCTCATGGCCGGATTCATCGATCAACTCTGCATCCGCCGCAGCCAGGGAACGCTGGAATGTGATCTTACTGAAGAGCGGCACGGCACATTGATGCGGGAAAGTGTGGTGCAAAACGCCACTTTGTTTGTGGCGGCGACGATTCGCGAAGTGCCGTCGCGCACTTCGGAGAATCTTACGCTGCTGGGCCTGGCCAGCGCCGTGAAGCGCGAGTGGATCGAAGAGATGTTCCCGCAACACCTTTCCACGCAGATCGAGCATCTGTTCGATCGGACGCACAAGCGCGTCGCCGCGGTGAAGCTGGTGCGCTTCCAGGACCTGGTTATTCACCATGAACATCAACGTGAGGTTGATCCGGTTGCGTCGGGCCGCTGTCTGGCCGAGGCGTATCGCAAAGGTTATTTTGAACTGCCGCTGTTCAACCATGACGTGAAGCAATTTGTGGCGCGGGTGAATTTGGTTTGCGTGGTTTCGCCGGAACTGGATTTTCCGCCGTTCGATGACGCGGCAGTTCTGAAATGCTTAACCAGGGCGTTTGACGGCTTGACGCTCGTGAAGGAAGCGCAGGCCACGCCGCTGCGCGATGTCTTCCGGGAACATCTCGCCAAGGAACAACTCGGCTGGCTGGATGAATTGATGCCGCTGGCGATTCCGTGGCCGGACGGGAGGAAGATCAAGCTGCTTTACGCGGAGGATGCGCGCGACGAAAACGGCGAGCCAAATTCGCCGGAGATTCAGGTGAAGTTGCAGGAATGTTTTCAACTGAAAGAGCACCCGCACATCTGCGAAGGGAAATTGCCCGTGAAACTCTGGCTGTGCGGGCCGGACGGCAAACGGATTGAGTCCACGTTCAACTGGCCGGCTTTCAAGACGAACAGTTATCCGAAACTGAAATCAGGTTTGCAGAAGAAATATCCGGGCGTGGCGTGGTTGTAG